A region of Drosophila mauritiana strain mau12 chromosome 3L, ASM438214v1, whole genome shotgun sequence DNA encodes the following proteins:
- the LOC117140657 gene encoding bifunctional 3'-phosphoadenosine 5'-phosphosulfate synthase isoform X1, which translates to MFTRCANSLGHYHNNINNNNSAGCAASPKRCCLPSVEKPEDACLQVATNVTEQKHHVTRETRGKNLGLCRGFRGCTVWLTGLSGAGKTSIAFELEAYLVSRGIPAYGLDGDNIRTGLNKNLGFTPADREENIRRVGEVAKLFADSGVVAICSFVSPFADDREMARKIHKDAGLKFFEIFVDTPLDVCETRDVKGLYKKAREGVIKGFTGITQEYERPQMPELVVNTHGYTVRESTQKLVTLLEQEGIIPRSLRDVDLLPELYPSESIATEALRHEAESLQAIEISTVELQWVQVLAEGWAYPLRGFMREDEYLQTLHFNTLQSGMDGSYRENHSVPIVLSATQADKDRLDGCSSLTLKYQGKAVAILRRPEFYFQRKEERLARQFGTSNPNHPYSKQVYESGDYLVGGDLAVIERIRWEDGLDQYRLTPNELRRRFKELNADAIFAFQLRNPIHNGHALLMQDTRRQLLERGFKQPVLLLHPLGGWTKDDDVPLDVRMKQHQAVLDAGVLRREDTVLAIFPSPMMYAGPTEVQWHAKARMNAGANFYIVGRDPAGMPHPAKETYPDGNLYDATHGARVLKMAQGLDSMEILPFRVAAYDKSASRMAFFEPKRKDEFEFISGTKMRTLAKTGVSPPDGFMEPVAWRILATYYQNLPQS; encoded by the exons ATGTTTACCCGATGTGCCAATTCGCTTGGCCACTACCATAATAATattaacaataacaacagtGCTGGCTGTGCTGCTTCCCCGAAGAGATGCTGCCTTCCGAGTGTGGAAAAGCCAGAAGATGCG TGCCTACAGGTGGCGACGAATGTGACCGAGCAGAAGCACCATGTCACCAGGGAGACGCGCGGCAAGAATCTGGGACTCTGCCGAGGATTCCGAGGATGCACGGTGTGGCTGACTG GCCTCAGTGGCGCTGGAAAGACCTCGATTGCCTTCGAGCTGGAGGCGTACCTGGTATCCCGGGGCATTCCGGCGTACGGACTGGACGGCGACAACATTCGCACCGGACTGAACAAGAACCTGGGCTTCACGCCCGCCGATCGCGAGGAAAACATTCGCCGCGTGGGCGAGGTGGCCAAGTTGTTTGCCGACAGCGGAGTGGTGGCCATCTGCAGCTTCGTTTCGCCCTTCGCCGACGATCGTGAGATGGCGCGCAAGATCCACAAGGATGCGGGTCTGAAGTTCTTTGAGATATTCGTGGACACTCCGCTGGATGTGTGCGAGACCCGGGACGTGAAGGGTCTATACAAGAAGGCGCGCGAGGGCGTGATCAAAGGATTCACGGGCATCACGCAGGAGTACGAGCGACCCCAGATGCCGGAGCTGGTGGTCAACACGCACGGCTACACGGTGCGCGAGTCCACTCAGAAGCTGGTGACGCTGCTCGAACAGGAGGGCATTATTCCGCGCTCGCTGCGCGACGTAGACCTGCTGCCGGAGCTTTATCCCAGCGAATCCATTGCCACGGAGGCACTGCGTCACGAGGCCGAGTCGCTGCAAGCCATCGAAATCAGCACCGTGGAGCTGCAGTGGGTGCAAGTACTGGCCGAGGGATGGGCATATCCACTGCGCGGCTTCATGCGCGAGGATGAGTACCTGCAGACGCTGCACTTCAACACACTTCAGAGCGGCATGGACGGTTCCTATCGCGAGAACCACTCGGTGCCCATTGTTTTGAGCGCCACGCAGGCGGACAAGGATCGGCTGGACGGCTGCTCCTCGCTGACTCTCAAATACCAAGGCAAGGCGGTAGCCATTCTGCGGCGTCCCGAGTTCTACTTTCAGCGTAAGGAAGAGCGGCTGGCCCGCCAGTTCGGCACCAGCAATCCCAATCACCCGTACAGTAAGCAGGTCTACGAGTCCGGGGATTATTTGGTCGGCGGCGATCTGGCAGTGATCGAGCGTATCCGCTGGGAGGACGGACTGGATCAGTACAGGCTGACTCCCAACGAGTTAAGGCGCCGCTTTAAGGAGCTCAATGCCGACGCCATCTTCGCCTTTCAGTTGCGCAATCCCATCCACAATGGCCATGCCCTGCTCATGCAAGACACTCGCCGCCAGCTGCTGGAGCGCGGCTTCAAGCAGccagtgctgctgctgcatcctCTAGGTGGCTGGACCAAGGACGACGATGTGCCGCTGGATGTGCGCATGAAGCAGCACCAGGCCGTGCTCGACGCAGGTGTCTTGCGACGAGAGGACACGGTGCTGGCCATCTTTCCCTCGCCAATGATGTACGCCGGTCCCACGGAGGTGCAGTGGCACGCCAAGGCGCGCATGAACGCCGGCGCGAACTTCTACATTGTAGGCCGCGATCCGGCTGGCATGCCGCATCCGGCAAAGGAAACTTATCCGGATGGAAACCTATACGATGCCACCCATGGTGCGCGAGTGCTTAAGATGGCTCAGGGACTTGACAGCATGGAG aTCCTGCCCTTCCGTGTTGCTGCCTATGACAAGAGCGCCAGTAGAATGGCCTTCTTTGAGCCCAAGAGGAAGGATGAGTTTGAGTTCATCTCGGGGACCAAGATGCGCACCCTGGCCAAAACGGGAGTCAGTCCGCCGGACGGCTTTATGGAACCGGTGGCGTGGCGCATCCTGGCCACCTACTACCAGAACCTGCCGCAGTCGTAA
- the LOC117140657 gene encoding bifunctional 3'-phosphoadenosine 5'-phosphosulfate synthase isoform X2, with product MPNQPIGFYPHIKRRCLQVATNVTEQKHHVTRETRGKNLGLCRGFRGCTVWLTGLSGAGKTSIAFELEAYLVSRGIPAYGLDGDNIRTGLNKNLGFTPADREENIRRVGEVAKLFADSGVVAICSFVSPFADDREMARKIHKDAGLKFFEIFVDTPLDVCETRDVKGLYKKAREGVIKGFTGITQEYERPQMPELVVNTHGYTVRESTQKLVTLLEQEGIIPRSLRDVDLLPELYPSESIATEALRHEAESLQAIEISTVELQWVQVLAEGWAYPLRGFMREDEYLQTLHFNTLQSGMDGSYRENHSVPIVLSATQADKDRLDGCSSLTLKYQGKAVAILRRPEFYFQRKEERLARQFGTSNPNHPYSKQVYESGDYLVGGDLAVIERIRWEDGLDQYRLTPNELRRRFKELNADAIFAFQLRNPIHNGHALLMQDTRRQLLERGFKQPVLLLHPLGGWTKDDDVPLDVRMKQHQAVLDAGVLRREDTVLAIFPSPMMYAGPTEVQWHAKARMNAGANFYIVGRDPAGMPHPAKETYPDGNLYDATHGARVLKMAQGLDSMEILPFRVAAYDKSASRMAFFEPKRKDEFEFISGTKMRTLAKTGVSPPDGFMEPVAWRILATYYQNLPQS from the exons atGCCGAATCAgccaattggattttatcCCCATATCAAAAGAAGG TGCCTACAGGTGGCGACGAATGTGACCGAGCAGAAGCACCATGTCACCAGGGAGACGCGCGGCAAGAATCTGGGACTCTGCCGAGGATTCCGAGGATGCACGGTGTGGCTGACTG GCCTCAGTGGCGCTGGAAAGACCTCGATTGCCTTCGAGCTGGAGGCGTACCTGGTATCCCGGGGCATTCCGGCGTACGGACTGGACGGCGACAACATTCGCACCGGACTGAACAAGAACCTGGGCTTCACGCCCGCCGATCGCGAGGAAAACATTCGCCGCGTGGGCGAGGTGGCCAAGTTGTTTGCCGACAGCGGAGTGGTGGCCATCTGCAGCTTCGTTTCGCCCTTCGCCGACGATCGTGAGATGGCGCGCAAGATCCACAAGGATGCGGGTCTGAAGTTCTTTGAGATATTCGTGGACACTCCGCTGGATGTGTGCGAGACCCGGGACGTGAAGGGTCTATACAAGAAGGCGCGCGAGGGCGTGATCAAAGGATTCACGGGCATCACGCAGGAGTACGAGCGACCCCAGATGCCGGAGCTGGTGGTCAACACGCACGGCTACACGGTGCGCGAGTCCACTCAGAAGCTGGTGACGCTGCTCGAACAGGAGGGCATTATTCCGCGCTCGCTGCGCGACGTAGACCTGCTGCCGGAGCTTTATCCCAGCGAATCCATTGCCACGGAGGCACTGCGTCACGAGGCCGAGTCGCTGCAAGCCATCGAAATCAGCACCGTGGAGCTGCAGTGGGTGCAAGTACTGGCCGAGGGATGGGCATATCCACTGCGCGGCTTCATGCGCGAGGATGAGTACCTGCAGACGCTGCACTTCAACACACTTCAGAGCGGCATGGACGGTTCCTATCGCGAGAACCACTCGGTGCCCATTGTTTTGAGCGCCACGCAGGCGGACAAGGATCGGCTGGACGGCTGCTCCTCGCTGACTCTCAAATACCAAGGCAAGGCGGTAGCCATTCTGCGGCGTCCCGAGTTCTACTTTCAGCGTAAGGAAGAGCGGCTGGCCCGCCAGTTCGGCACCAGCAATCCCAATCACCCGTACAGTAAGCAGGTCTACGAGTCCGGGGATTATTTGGTCGGCGGCGATCTGGCAGTGATCGAGCGTATCCGCTGGGAGGACGGACTGGATCAGTACAGGCTGACTCCCAACGAGTTAAGGCGCCGCTTTAAGGAGCTCAATGCCGACGCCATCTTCGCCTTTCAGTTGCGCAATCCCATCCACAATGGCCATGCCCTGCTCATGCAAGACACTCGCCGCCAGCTGCTGGAGCGCGGCTTCAAGCAGccagtgctgctgctgcatcctCTAGGTGGCTGGACCAAGGACGACGATGTGCCGCTGGATGTGCGCATGAAGCAGCACCAGGCCGTGCTCGACGCAGGTGTCTTGCGACGAGAGGACACGGTGCTGGCCATCTTTCCCTCGCCAATGATGTACGCCGGTCCCACGGAGGTGCAGTGGCACGCCAAGGCGCGCATGAACGCCGGCGCGAACTTCTACATTGTAGGCCGCGATCCGGCTGGCATGCCGCATCCGGCAAAGGAAACTTATCCGGATGGAAACCTATACGATGCCACCCATGGTGCGCGAGTGCTTAAGATGGCTCAGGGACTTGACAGCATGGAG aTCCTGCCCTTCCGTGTTGCTGCCTATGACAAGAGCGCCAGTAGAATGGCCTTCTTTGAGCCCAAGAGGAAGGATGAGTTTGAGTTCATCTCGGGGACCAAGATGCGCACCCTGGCCAAAACGGGAGTCAGTCCGCCGGACGGCTTTATGGAACCGGTGGCGTGGCGCATCCTGGCCACCTACTACCAGAACCTGCCGCAGTCGTAA
- the LOC117140657 gene encoding bifunctional 3'-phosphoadenosine 5'-phosphosulfate synthase isoform X3 — protein sequence MSEVPESSKKRQKTCLQVATNVTEQKHHVTRETRGKNLGLCRGFRGCTVWLTGLSGAGKTSIAFELEAYLVSRGIPAYGLDGDNIRTGLNKNLGFTPADREENIRRVGEVAKLFADSGVVAICSFVSPFADDREMARKIHKDAGLKFFEIFVDTPLDVCETRDVKGLYKKAREGVIKGFTGITQEYERPQMPELVVNTHGYTVRESTQKLVTLLEQEGIIPRSLRDVDLLPELYPSESIATEALRHEAESLQAIEISTVELQWVQVLAEGWAYPLRGFMREDEYLQTLHFNTLQSGMDGSYRENHSVPIVLSATQADKDRLDGCSSLTLKYQGKAVAILRRPEFYFQRKEERLARQFGTSNPNHPYSKQVYESGDYLVGGDLAVIERIRWEDGLDQYRLTPNELRRRFKELNADAIFAFQLRNPIHNGHALLMQDTRRQLLERGFKQPVLLLHPLGGWTKDDDVPLDVRMKQHQAVLDAGVLRREDTVLAIFPSPMMYAGPTEVQWHAKARMNAGANFYIVGRDPAGMPHPAKETYPDGNLYDATHGARVLKMAQGLDSMEILPFRVAAYDKSASRMAFFEPKRKDEFEFISGTKMRTLAKTGVSPPDGFMEPVAWRILATYYQNLPQS from the exons ATGAGTGAAGTTCCGGAGAGCAGTAAAAAGCGTCAGAAGACG TGCCTACAGGTGGCGACGAATGTGACCGAGCAGAAGCACCATGTCACCAGGGAGACGCGCGGCAAGAATCTGGGACTCTGCCGAGGATTCCGAGGATGCACGGTGTGGCTGACTG GCCTCAGTGGCGCTGGAAAGACCTCGATTGCCTTCGAGCTGGAGGCGTACCTGGTATCCCGGGGCATTCCGGCGTACGGACTGGACGGCGACAACATTCGCACCGGACTGAACAAGAACCTGGGCTTCACGCCCGCCGATCGCGAGGAAAACATTCGCCGCGTGGGCGAGGTGGCCAAGTTGTTTGCCGACAGCGGAGTGGTGGCCATCTGCAGCTTCGTTTCGCCCTTCGCCGACGATCGTGAGATGGCGCGCAAGATCCACAAGGATGCGGGTCTGAAGTTCTTTGAGATATTCGTGGACACTCCGCTGGATGTGTGCGAGACCCGGGACGTGAAGGGTCTATACAAGAAGGCGCGCGAGGGCGTGATCAAAGGATTCACGGGCATCACGCAGGAGTACGAGCGACCCCAGATGCCGGAGCTGGTGGTCAACACGCACGGCTACACGGTGCGCGAGTCCACTCAGAAGCTGGTGACGCTGCTCGAACAGGAGGGCATTATTCCGCGCTCGCTGCGCGACGTAGACCTGCTGCCGGAGCTTTATCCCAGCGAATCCATTGCCACGGAGGCACTGCGTCACGAGGCCGAGTCGCTGCAAGCCATCGAAATCAGCACCGTGGAGCTGCAGTGGGTGCAAGTACTGGCCGAGGGATGGGCATATCCACTGCGCGGCTTCATGCGCGAGGATGAGTACCTGCAGACGCTGCACTTCAACACACTTCAGAGCGGCATGGACGGTTCCTATCGCGAGAACCACTCGGTGCCCATTGTTTTGAGCGCCACGCAGGCGGACAAGGATCGGCTGGACGGCTGCTCCTCGCTGACTCTCAAATACCAAGGCAAGGCGGTAGCCATTCTGCGGCGTCCCGAGTTCTACTTTCAGCGTAAGGAAGAGCGGCTGGCCCGCCAGTTCGGCACCAGCAATCCCAATCACCCGTACAGTAAGCAGGTCTACGAGTCCGGGGATTATTTGGTCGGCGGCGATCTGGCAGTGATCGAGCGTATCCGCTGGGAGGACGGACTGGATCAGTACAGGCTGACTCCCAACGAGTTAAGGCGCCGCTTTAAGGAGCTCAATGCCGACGCCATCTTCGCCTTTCAGTTGCGCAATCCCATCCACAATGGCCATGCCCTGCTCATGCAAGACACTCGCCGCCAGCTGCTGGAGCGCGGCTTCAAGCAGccagtgctgctgctgcatcctCTAGGTGGCTGGACCAAGGACGACGATGTGCCGCTGGATGTGCGCATGAAGCAGCACCAGGCCGTGCTCGACGCAGGTGTCTTGCGACGAGAGGACACGGTGCTGGCCATCTTTCCCTCGCCAATGATGTACGCCGGTCCCACGGAGGTGCAGTGGCACGCCAAGGCGCGCATGAACGCCGGCGCGAACTTCTACATTGTAGGCCGCGATCCGGCTGGCATGCCGCATCCGGCAAAGGAAACTTATCCGGATGGAAACCTATACGATGCCACCCATGGTGCGCGAGTGCTTAAGATGGCTCAGGGACTTGACAGCATGGAG aTCCTGCCCTTCCGTGTTGCTGCCTATGACAAGAGCGCCAGTAGAATGGCCTTCTTTGAGCCCAAGAGGAAGGATGAGTTTGAGTTCATCTCGGGGACCAAGATGCGCACCCTGGCCAAAACGGGAGTCAGTCCGCCGGACGGCTTTATGGAACCGGTGGCGTGGCGCATCCTGGCCACCTACTACCAGAACCTGCCGCAGTCGTAA
- the LOC117140678 gene encoding ras-related protein Rab-8A — MAKTYDYLFKLLLIGDSGVGKTCILFRFSEDAFNTTFISTIGIDFKIRTIELDNKKIKLQIWDTAGQERFRTITTAYYRGAMGIMLVYDITQEKSFENIKNWIRNIEENASADVEKMLLGNKCELTDKRQVSKERGEQLAIEYGIKFMETSAKASINVEEAFLTLASDIKAKTEKRMEANNPPKGGHQLKPMDSRTKDSWLSRCSLL; from the exons ATGGCCAAGACCTACGACTATCTGTTCAAACTGCTCCTGATCGGTGACTCCGGAGTGGGCAAGACGTGCATCCTCTTCCGATTCTCCGAGGACGCCTTCAACACAACGTTTATATCCACAATAG GTATCGATTTTAAAATTAGAACAATTGAATTAGATAACAAGAAGATTAAGCTGCAGATATG GGACACTGCCGGCCAGGAGCGTTTTCGCACAATCACCACGGCCTATTACAGAGGTGCCATGGGCATCATGCTGGTATATGACATAACCCAGGAGAAGTCCTTCGAGAACATCAAAAACTGGATCAGGAATATCGAGGAAAACGCCTCCGCCGATGTCGAGAAAATGCTGTTGGGAAACAAGTGCGAATTGACCGATAAGCGACAG GTTTCAAAGGAGCGCGGCGAACAATTGGCCATCGAGTATGGCATCAAGTTCATGGAGACCTCCGCAAAAGCCAGCATCAACGTGGAAGAAGCCTTCCTCACCCTAGCCAGTGATATCAAAGCGAAAACGGAAAAGCGAATG GAGGCGAACAACCCACCAAAGGGCGGCCATCAGCTGAAACCGATGGACAGTCGGACGAAGGACAGTTGGTTGTCCAGGTGCAGTCTGCTTTGA